CGTCGAAGCCATCGACGCAGACTTCTTCGCGTTCTCGGGACACAAGATGTGCGGCCCGACCGGTATCGGCGCTCTGTACGGCAAGCGCGACATCCTCGAAGAGATGCACCCGTACCTCTACGGCGGCGAGATGATTCGTCGCGTCACCTTCGAGGAGTCGACGTGGGAAGACCTGCCGTGGAAGTTCGAGGCCGGAACGCCGCCAATCGCACAGGGTATCGCGTTCGCCGCCGCCGTCGACTACCTCGACGACATCGGCATGGAGAACGTCCAGGCCCACGAAGAACTCCTCGCCGAGTACGCCTACGACCGCCTAAGCGAGTTCGACGACATCGAAATCTACGGGCCGCCGGGCGACGACCGGGGTGGCCTCGTCGCGTTCAACCTCGACGGCGTCCACGCGCACGACCTTTCGAGCATCCTCAACGAGCAGGGCGTCGCCATCCGCGCCGGCGACCACTGTACGCAACCGCTCCACGACATCCTCGGCGCATCCGCCTCGACGCGAGCGTCATTCTACATCTACAACACCAAAGAGGAAGTCGACAAGTTGGTCGATGGACTCCAGGTTGCACGCGACCTCTTCGCCTGAGGCGGCGTCAGAACCCTCGATTCGTTCTTATCGCTCTCGAACGAACACGGTGTACATCGAGTGCGTATCGGGTGCACCGCCGAGACGGGCCGTGCCCGCGTCGAACTGTTTTCGGTAGACACGTCGCGTCCCATCAGTCGTCCCGATGGTATCGCCAGTGTCTGTCCATCCCGAGAGCCACTTCGGCCGTGTCTCGGCGTCGTAGGCGACGAACACAGTCGCCGGTGCCGAGAGCGTGAGCGTCAAGAACGACTGACGTTCCGAGTCGGCGTCGTCGTGTTCCGGGCGGATGTACGGCAGTCCAGTGTACCGACCCGGGACCGTGAGGAACGTCGCTTCGTCGAAGACGTACAGTGGTTCGTCCGACCGAAGGCGCCCGAGTTCGTACACCGACCCCTCGGCAGAGTGGACGCGTTCGACCGGGCCGAGCGACTCGGAGATTGCCGGACCAGACCCACCGACGACGAACCCACCTTCGACACCCGGAGCAGGGCCGGCGTCGTCCGGACGCACGTCACCTTCGACGGCGAGGCCGTAGGCGTCGAACAACTCGGCGTTCGTTTTGCCGACGAGCGCGTTCGGCGACACGTCGCTCAAGTCGGCGAGGGCGTCGTCATCGGGGTCGGCAGCGTTCAGGTCGGAGTTCGTCGGGAACGGGACAAAATCGGGTGCCTGCTCGGCGAAGTAGAGCGCCTCACCGTCGCGGCGGACGTGCCCCTCGGGGGTAAAGAGTCCGTAGATGTGGTCGTCGAGTTCGGCGCTGAGGAACAGGTCGGCACGGCCGCTCTCGGCGAACTCGACTCCCTCTACGTCGATTTGCTGTTTCTTCGACCAGCGGCGGTCGGTGGTCCCGCCGATGACGTGGACGTCGATGTAGTTGTCGAGTCTGCCGCCACGAATCGGTGCAGATCCGCGTGGTGGCGCACGAATTCCAACGAACCAGCCTTCGACGTCGGGGTTCTCGACGTGGACGTTCGCGGGTGCGTGGTTTCGGTTGATGCCGACGCCACGGCGGCCGCCCGACCCTGAGACGAGCGTCGGATTTCGGAGGACGACGTTCGCACTGTAGCGAATCGAGATGCCGTTTTCTCCACCCTGCGCACCACGGTCGTTGGGCGTTCGGAGGTGGTCCCACTGACTGTAGTGTGACCCGATGTTGAACGCGGTGAAGTCCTCGACGACGCTGTAGGCGTCGACCCGGTCGTGCGAGAACGTGAACATGTGCCGCGAGATGTCGAGGCCGCCGCCAGAGGCGAAGACAGTGTTGCGAGCGAACGACGCGAAGCGGACGAAACTCGACGGGACCATCCCGTCTTCGACGCGGTCGGAGCGAGCGAGTTCGGGTTGGCCATCGAGGGCTTCGACGGGGATGTTCGGAACCTTCCCGACGAGGCTATCGAGTGTCTCGGGAGAGACTTCGGCGTCGGGTTTCGCTCGGTTCCAGTAGACGAAGCCGTAGTGTCTGTGGCCGGCGGCGACGTTGTCTTCGACCACGACGGCCGGCCCCTGAAACCAGAATCCGTAGCCACCGTGGCCGAAGTCGTCGATGTTCCCTTCGGAGTCGGCTTTGAACTGCCGACCGTCGGGGACCGACCCGGACCCGTGCGAACGGAGCGCAAAATTCCGACGGAACGTTCCACGTTCGGCACCCGTCTCGGCGACGAATCCCGCGCCGAAGACACGGAACGAGACGTTGTCTTCGAATCGGACGTGACTCGCGTGGTTGACGTAGCCCCAACCGGGACTGCCATCGACGACGCAGCCTTCGACCACACGCGGTCGATTCTCGGTGCTGGTTCCAGTGCGATGGAAGTGGCAAGCGTACCGAGACTGTGGGTTCGGGTCGGCATCGCTGGGTGGGACACCGTTCTTTGGGTCGGTGAAGGGCCGAGACTTGTCGGTGCGGCCGAGCGACGAGAACCCGGTGTGGCTGATGTGAACGTCGTCGCTCATGAACATCACGTGCCCACGGCGGTTCGTCTGCGACGACTCGGATTCGAGTGTCACCGCACGGGTCAACGAGGCGACGACTGCCGAGAACGAGTCGCGCGGCGGAACGTGGTCGAATTCGAGCGGCGTGTCGAGACGGACGCGTCGACCATCGACGCCGGCGACGGTCAGCACCTCGTCTTCGTCGCGGTCGGGGTGCATTCCGGCGAGGGCGAGCGTGTCACCGATTTCCCATCCAGTCGGTGATTCGGCGAGAAGAAGTTCCGCATCGCCGGCTCGGGGCGCGCGCTCCAGAGTGGCCCACGGCGTCACCGTCGCACCGGCAATTCGGATGGTCGCGCCGGCGAGCGTCAGCAACCCGCGCCCGATTCGTACGGGGTCTGCCGCCTCGTCGAGTGGACCACGGTCGAGGAACGTGAGTCGGGAGCCAGCACCTCGCTCGATGGGGTTCTCGGGCGTTCCGAGTTCGAGTGTCCCCGTCTCGGTGACGACGAGCGTGTCGAGGAGGAGCTGTGTCGTCGCCGTCGGGTCGACTGTGAGCGTCCCATCGACGCGAACCGTCCGTAGACGAGCGGTGGCTTCGTGGTCGAGCGTCATCGTCACGCCCTCGGGGACGAGGACACGAGCACCGTCGTCGGGGACCGCACTATCCCACGCGTCGGCATCGCGCCAGCGACCACCGGCCGCTCGGTGAGTGACGTCGTCAGTCGAGACGAGTGCGCGGACGTGATGTGCATCAGAGTGGCCGTCGTCGCCGTCGACGAAGCGCGTCACGTCGGGAACGCCAGTCAGCGCACCCGCTGTCCCTGCGG
The genomic region above belongs to Haloferax marinisediminis and contains:
- a CDS encoding G8 domain-containing protein, which translates into the protein MSDDPPASNTTDRALVTSRRAFLAGLGVGAAGTAGALTGVPDVTRFVDGDDGHSDAHHVRALVSTDDVTHRAAGGRWRDADAWDSAVPDDGARVLVPEGVTMTLDHEATARLRTVRVDGTLTVDPTATTQLLLDTLVVTETGTLELGTPENPIERGAGSRLTFLDRGPLDEAADPVRIGRGLLTLAGATIRIAGATVTPWATLERAPRAGDAELLLAESPTGWEIGDTLALAGMHPDRDEDEVLTVAGVDGRRVRLDTPLEFDHVPPRDSFSAVVASLTRAVTLESESSQTNRRGHVMFMSDDVHISHTGFSSLGRTDKSRPFTDPKNGVPPSDADPNPQSRYACHFHRTGTSTENRPRVVEGCVVDGSPGWGYVNHASHVRFEDNVSFRVFGAGFVAETGAERGTFRRNFALRSHGSGSVPDGRQFKADSEGNIDDFGHGGYGFWFQGPAVVVEDNVAAGHRHYGFVYWNRAKPDAEVSPETLDSLVGKVPNIPVEALDGQPELARSDRVEDGMVPSSFVRFASFARNTVFASGGGLDISRHMFTFSHDRVDAYSVVEDFTAFNIGSHYSQWDHLRTPNDRGAQGGENGISIRYSANVVLRNPTLVSGSGGRRGVGINRNHAPANVHVENPDVEGWFVGIRAPPRGSAPIRGGRLDNYIDVHVIGGTTDRRWSKKQQIDVEGVEFAESGRADLFLSAELDDHIYGLFTPEGHVRRDGEALYFAEQAPDFVPFPTNSDLNAADPDDDALADLSDVSPNALVGKTNAELFDAYGLAVEGDVRPDDAGPAPGVEGGFVVGGSGPAISESLGPVERVHSAEGSVYELGRLRSDEPLYVFDEATFLTVPGRYTGLPYIRPEHDDADSERQSFLTLTLSAPATVFVAYDAETRPKWLSGWTDTGDTIGTTDGTRRVYRKQFDAGTARLGGAPDTHSMYTVFVRER